The Parambassis ranga chromosome 13, fParRan2.1, whole genome shotgun sequence genome contains the following window.
aaacacagatgcaatatacaagaagggtcagagtcgcctgtatctcctgaggagccagaccatgctgcagatgttttaccactcggtggtctgtagtgtgctggggcagcaggatgaagatggccgacaccaacagactcaacaagctcattagaaAGGTTGGCCCGgtcctgggagtggagctggagtctgtggtggaggtgacggagaggaaactcctcagtgttcttaacaacacgtctcaccccctgcatgacacactgctgtccgacaggagcacattcagcggtagactgagactaccgaggagcagcacagaacgccacaggaggtccttcctgccagtggccatcagactgtgtaactcctcccctttctgtagggaggaGAGTTAGATGATCATGTCATCATGTCATGCACCAATGTCATTCCCTCCATCGGTCACATTTgtatttacttagcaccttTCATCTCTATATTACAGCAATGCAACATATATTGTGCTTAGTCATATTGCTTACTGTACTTTTTTTGGAGTTTTATTGACACTGGTGTATTTAAtttaacttgatacctctggcaaaagaatttcctttgggattaataaagttttatcttatcttatgtaaCGAGCACACTCTCACTTCTCTCTCCAGGACGACAAAGAGGGACGTGCGGGGGACCTGCTGGTCAGGCAGAAAGGCCAGAACGCCTCCATCAGTGCCACCGATGAATACAAGGGCCGCGTGAGCATGGCTGCCAACGCcagcctgctgctctctgcagccAAGCTCACCGACCAGCGGAAGTTCACCTGCATGGTGGTGGCGGGCGCAGACATCTCAGAGTACCCCGTTAATGTGGTGATCTACAGTGAGTACACCATTAATcaatgttcagttttttttttcttgggatCGTTACAAGCATGAGCAGCCTCACTTCCGACGACACTCCATTCATTAGCACTTTTTTCTATGTGTTACAGAGGCGCCGGCAGGACTGAAGATTTCTGACCAGGCTGATGAGCTGGAGATCGGCAAACTTACTAAGGTGGAGTTTTGAATGATTAGCATTGATTATACCTACAATCGTTTTAAAGCAGTCAAGCGGGGAAATCCCTCACTCCTCACTTCAGGCCTGGCAGAGACCATGCATGTTACTACAGTAATGAGTTCTTTGAAGTGATTCTCATGAATTAGTAAAGagcagagcccccccccccccccccccccccccccatccaacTGCAATTAAAATACCCACAGGATCTGAGGGGCTTTAGAAGTGCTTTGGGGCATTTCATGGTCTATTGCATAGAAACCCTTCTAGTTCCCAAATGTCAGAGAGGCAGTAAAAAAACAGCTAATTTGCTCATGTGTTTGGTCATTTAAAAAGATTCATGAGGTGCAGATTTCTGTGAGTATgcggtgattgataagtttgtggcctaaggAAAACACTTTAATATTGTGGCCACAATGTGGACTTACAGCATTTTCTTTGTGTTCCACAGCTGGGAACATGTATCGCGCATCATGCAAATCCAGCAGCGAACATCACATGGTTAAAGAACAACAAACCCCTGATGGCCGATGGTGAAGGTGAGCTCTTCTTATGCTGATCTGTAAATTCTATCAAAGTTTGACACACATAAATATTACATACACAAACGTTTTCATGGTCTCTGACTGGGATATATGCTGTAAATTATTCTGCTGTGATGAACAGtgctgttcttgtgtgtgtgtgtgtgtgtgtgtgcagtgttttttttctttacagtgtttgtttgtttttctgtccagGGATTTCCATCCACACCTCTGTATTTGTAGACCAAGACACTGGcctctccaccacctcctccactctggAGTATTCAGCAAAGAAAGAGGACTCAGACGCTCAGTTCACCTGCAGCACTCAGCACGTTGTGGGCACGGAGCTCGTGTCCTCTCCGGTGTCCATGACTATCACATGTGAGTTACTAAAGACACGTACacactttctgctgctgcaacacTCAGCATAAAAAGTTAATGCTgtctttatgtgtttgttttgtcccGATGGAATGATTGATTTTTCTcaaaaacctgcacacacacacacacacacatctgatgcTTAATGTAAAGTTAGGTCAGTAGTATTGATGTAGTTTTTGAGATTCTCTGAAAGCTGTTGAAGGTGATTACTTTATCATTTTTGTAAGAATTTAAATCAATTTGACTCTTTCTGATGCTTTCTAAGTTTTGACCAACAATGTTGTTTGACTCTTTTGAGGAAGTTTTTGTCCAAGAGTGTAAAATAGTGACACAACTTTTATGTCTTAATGCTAAATGTGAGTGTGCAGCCAGCAGGTGCATTAGCTTTAAAGACCAGAAACATTAGGGAACAAGCTTTTTTGCACAGATTAAACAAATGGCTGAGCTTTAAGAGGTGCTGGTAGGCAGATTTGTTCCACATATTACCAGTGCCAGGATATTTGTTTCCACTCATTCTGCTAAACACTGAGCTAATGGCTGCTGGCTGTAGCTTCATATTTAccgaacgtgtgtgtgtgtgtgtgtgtatttacaaaATGTTCAAAATGTTCTTTTCTCCTTTGGCACATGCATCACCTGATTCTCTGTCGACTTGCAGTGTTTTTGGTTGAAGTCCAAATTGCAATGCAGACTAGAATTGTTATAGTTttccacctttaaaaaaaacagaaaaatcaatATTAGTGCTGAATGGAAGCAGATAAAAatataagcagcagcaggaggtttTCAACTCTTAGAAAATCTCTCTGGCtgcactgtttgtttgttttatttttgatctGTTTAAGATTCATCTTAACGGCATGTCTGAATTTTTAAACGCACATTTGAAAAGTAAGTATCGACACAAATGAAGAGCAGAGCTGCTTTTATTCCTAGGCTTCAGTTATTAAAGTGCGTATATTTGTATTGATGTGATGTGCTGTAGAATCTAATGTAAATGATGAGAATCAAAGTAACCTCTTGTCTTTTTAAATTAAGTAAACCTTTCTTCAGCACTGATActgtaacacagcagcagcttctgaacCAGGAGAACAAGGAGTGATCTTCACAGCTGTAGCTGGCGGGCACAGACGCTGtctgtggtgttttattttgttttttgagactacattaagtttttttttctgtaattccTGCCAAGACAGACAATAGTAATGACACCTTTGATGGTGAAATCTAAAAAAAAGTGAGGTGTGGATTCTGTAACAGGACCTACAGCTGAGTGCAGCATTAAGACCGTggtcacactggggaaatcaatccggcgagagcgggattcgggccgtatctggataaaTCCtgatcctgtttttttctgagtctgaacagcgCAAATCCAGATATATCGAGATTGATCTCGATGCATCactcgacagggctacaaaggaataaactgctttttgaaccgaaaaaaactAAGGAATGAGTggcacaggacaaaaaaaacgcatgtgTACACGCTGCCCTACCGCgacctgaacagactctgttctgttacgaggcaccacctagcggtttggaggacaacaaacaagccgggttaagccggattgagtgcggacaccgGTGTGTgattgaaaataggtctgaacatatccagcttaaaggctatccagattcaatctagctggattgactttctccagtgtgaacggggtcaaaATATTGAAGTTATACCTGCTCTGGAGCTGGAGCACTTTCTTACAAGAAATTCTTTAAAGAGTTTGCCTCAGATGGAGCAGAAACATTGGAGCATTGAAGGGATTGTTTGGTCCAGTGCTTCAGATTATGACAGCAATTCAGCCGTCTCCTCGGCTcctctgcatttttaaaaattggtCATAACCAATATGCGGTCTGTGGGGGTGCTGAGACagtctgactctgtgtgtgtctgctccctGTGGTCAGCTGCTGGTGGAAACACGCTTCACTTGttacacccacacactgccCTCACTtgactttctgtctttcttttcgcCACAGACTCCACAGAGAACATCGTCCTGCAGGTCATCGCTCAGGAGCCTCTCGTTGAAGGAGACAACGTGACTCTGAAGTGCATGGCGGACGGTAACCCAGCTCCTACCAGCTTTAACTTCCACCTCAAGGTACACATCAGTCCACTCACCACCACCATTTATGATGTTTTCCTCAGTAACATATTGATATTGTAAATAACTCTTTGATGTTTCTGGTCTTTAAAGGGAGAGCTGGTGAAAGTGGAAAACGCTGACAATTACACTATCACCAATGTGTCACGTGACACCACAGGAGAATACAAATGCTCCCTGATTGATGACCCCTCAATGGAAGCTTCCAAGGACGTCACAGTCCAGTGTAAGAACACAGAAATTACAGCAATTTCACCGCACACCTGCATCATTGTCAGCTGTAATTTCTCTTCCTGCCTGCGATCTTATTTGTCACAAAGAGAGTGAAAAAAAGCCTAATATCGCCCTTTTTGCCAGACTGTCTTGTAGTGATTTGTGGAGAAAAGTGTTGTGTAGCCTCTAATAAGCTGCATCTGCAGGGCTGTGAGCCAAGTGCAGGCCTGTGTGgttaacagcagaaatgttttgACCCTTATCAGGCCTCTgaagcatctttttttcccttcttttgtAGACCTAGACATCAATTTAAACCCCTCCGGGAACATCGTGAAGCGTGCCGAAGAGGCCCTGGATCTCACTCTCCAGATTGATTCTTCCGGAGAATCAAAGGTCTCCTGGACAAAGGTAAAGGCTGTCTGTTGTATCACCAACTGCACCTAATTGAAGAAAACTTTGTGTGTCACTGACAGTGTCAATATGGTCTTTTTTATCATTTCAGGATAATGTTAAACTGGACAAAGCGCCCAAGTTTACCAAACTGGTTTACTCAGACTCCGGCAGCTATGAGTGCGAGGTGACGATGGGGCTGCTCAGCCGCAGGGCTTCGTTCGAGCTGGTGGTGGAAGGTAAAGGGTTAATGGCGTTAGCAAGCCTTCCTTTGCCAGTTTCGGGTGCGATTAAAGCAACAAATCActttttttatgtcatttt
Protein-coding sequences here:
- the LOC114445112 gene encoding CD166 antigen homolog isoform X1 encodes the protein MHLLSASCVGALLISALLCQAAAGLETVSGLYGETLVIPCNNGAIKAEDVFITKWKYDDKEGRAGDLLVRQKGQNASISATDEYKGRVSMAANASLLLSAAKLTDQRKFTCMVVAGADISEYPVNVVIYKAPAGLKISDQADELEIGKLTKLGTCIAHHANPAANITWLKNNKPLMADGEGISIHTSVFVDQDTGLSTTSSTLEYSAKKEDSDAQFTCSTQHVVGTELVSSPVSMTITYSTENIVLQVIAQEPLVEGDNVTLKCMADGNPAPTSFNFHLKGELVKVENADNYTITNVSRDTTGEYKCSLIDDPSMEASKDVTVQYLDINLNPSGNIVKRAEEALDLTLQIDSSGESKVSWTKDNVKLDKAPKFTKLVYSDSGSYECEVTMGLLSRRASFELVVEGAPVIRQLSKRLDKDGQHKVLICEAEGSPRPDVFWSINGTVLDEGHFINGKITHKISVVPSANLTVSCTVSNSFGVDTKAINVSSLIEEVRMDKQDQSDDSDQTKLVVGVVVGLLIATLVIGVAYWAYSRKSKQGSWKTGEKECGSSEEEKKLEEKVEENSQKAEV
- the LOC114445112 gene encoding CD166 antigen homolog isoform X2, which translates into the protein MHLLSASCVGALLISALLCQAAGLETVSGLYGETLVIPCNNGAIKAEDVFITKWKYDDKEGRAGDLLVRQKGQNASISATDEYKGRVSMAANASLLLSAAKLTDQRKFTCMVVAGADISEYPVNVVIYKAPAGLKISDQADELEIGKLTKLGTCIAHHANPAANITWLKNNKPLMADGEGISIHTSVFVDQDTGLSTTSSTLEYSAKKEDSDAQFTCSTQHVVGTELVSSPVSMTITYSTENIVLQVIAQEPLVEGDNVTLKCMADGNPAPTSFNFHLKGELVKVENADNYTITNVSRDTTGEYKCSLIDDPSMEASKDVTVQYLDINLNPSGNIVKRAEEALDLTLQIDSSGESKVSWTKDNVKLDKAPKFTKLVYSDSGSYECEVTMGLLSRRASFELVVEGAPVIRQLSKRLDKDGQHKVLICEAEGSPRPDVFWSINGTVLDEGHFINGKITHKISVVPSANLTVSCTVSNSFGVDTKAINVSSLIEEVRMDKQDQSDDSDQTKLVVGVVVGLLIATLVIGVAYWAYSRKSKQGSWKTGEKECGSSEEEKKLEEKVEENSQKAEV
- the LOC114445112 gene encoding CD166 antigen homolog isoform X3; the encoded protein is MHLLSASCVGALLISALLCQAAAGLETVSGLYGETLVIPCNNGAIKAEDVFITKWKYDDKEGRAGDLLVRQKGQNASISATDEYKGRVSMAANASLLLSAAKLTDQRKFTCMVVAGADISEYPVNVVIYKAPAGLKISDQADELEIGKLTKLGTCIAHHANPAANITWLKNNKPLMADGEGISIHTSVFVDQDTGLSTTSSTLEYSAKKEDSDAQFTCSTQHVVGTELVSSPVSMTITYSTENIVLQVIAQEPLVEGDNVTLKCMADGNPAPTSFNFHLKGELVKVENADNYTITNVSRDTTGEYKCSLIDDPSMEASKDVTVQYLDINLNPSGNIVKRAEEALDLTLQIDSSGESKVSWTKDNVKLDKAPKFTKLVYSDSGSYECEVTMGLLSRRASFELVVEGAPVIRQLSKRLDKDGQHKVLICEAEGSPRPDVFWSINGTVLDEGHFINGKITHKISVVPSANLTVSCTVSNSFGVDTKAINVSSYQSDDSDQTKLVVGVVVGLLIATLVIGVAYWAYSRKSKQGSWKTGEKECGSSEEEKKLEEKVEENSQKAEV